The Calypte anna isolate BGI_N300 chromosome 2, bCalAnn1_v1.p, whole genome shotgun sequence genome includes a window with the following:
- the MCMDC2 gene encoding minichromosome maintenance domain-containing protein 2, whose amino-acid sequence MHREIQKMREIALVYLDRSGGLQKFVHDCKKYNDSKQSYAVYRFIVSINPSDIAELDATLGNYILHNPIQAAQIFQSVCFVAIKTLSLIEQLQTEAQISILLKPTHLPPLPSYILSLSAFPFNYTSQRFYMSEGIAIAMGTVTKYTQGARFLCTEETCPFSEGFRYIRVHLPGATESATVRSDFVCSLCSSPLQEDMKFRVLGDKQIVEMIDAKVLDALKGYSNDKSHFRIQTLTVFLRDELASKMKIGNHYKIIGIPACVQNGLQATACMEVSSIQLYKPNGPSSVSDSFKYLLSLTSSSCWSFTAILANIFASQVVPPGTYNTLKLAILLSLVQTCEEENADYLDLLIVTSDTLVIDRLLNYSLCLLPRGIRHPPSGEIFPSVSKDKHGTGSACIHACSALLAKGGICYIGDLSSYKKDKLEHLQSVLESRTTTVFIPGKKYGEEADQQVTISVETNFWSFVDVDSSSKKHIQKDNFLIGQMDMSLIPPNLLDGFGLLIYNEFPSCRLSSPLVQHILKKAINPEAMLYKVSQQFRMQDYEELILFARNLHVELSSEAESLIQGYYVASRRVRRDSIHGSTLSASALKILISLSKAHTKLSLRKYVLEEDALIAILLLESSLTLKYGKSALCIPPNPVFPFDLSDENALLQRDSYLMQCHHHLLQFVGAYSPGIHTNTNEE is encoded by the exons ATGCATcgtgaaatacagaaaatgaggGAAATTGCCCTTGTTTACCTTGACAGAAGTGGTGGCCTTCAGAAATTCGTGCACGATTGCAAAAAATATAATG ACTCAAAACAAAGTTATGCTGTTTATCGTTTCATTGTTTCAATAAATCCTTCTGATATTGCTGAGTTAGATGCAACTCTTGGAAACTACATTCTTCATAATCCCATACAAGCTGCACAGATTTTTCAGTCA GTATGTTTTGTAGCTATTAAGACATTATCATTAATTGAACAACTGCAGACAGAGGCCCAG ATTAGTATATTGCTGAAACCAACACATTTGCCACCTCTACCAAGTTATATTCTGAGTCTTTCTGCGTTTCCGTTCAATTACACATCTCAAAGATTTTATATGTCTGAAGGAATAGCAATTGCGATGGGAACTGTAACAAAATACACACAAGGAGCAAGATTTCTTTGCACTGAGGAAACCTGTCCATTTTCTGAAg ggtttagGTACATAAGAGTGCATCTGCCTGGAGCTACAGAATCTGCCACAGTGAGGAGTGATTTTGTATGTAGTTTGTGTTCTTCACCGCTGCAGGAAGACATGAAATTTAGAGTACTTGGTG ATAAACAAATAGTCGAAATGATTGATGCAAAAGTTCTTGATGCTTTGAAAGGCTATTCCAATGATAAATCACATTTTAGGATTCAGACACTTACAGTTTTCTTGAGAG atgAACTGgccagtaaaatgaaaataggaAACCACTACAAGATTATAGGAATTCCAGCTTGTGTACAAAATGGCTTACAAGCTACAGCATGTATGGAAGTCAGTAGTATACAGCTCTATAAACCAAACG GTCCTTCTTCTGTCAGTGACAGTTTTAAGTATCTGCTCTCACTAACTTCAAGTTCATGCTGGAGTTTTACAGCCATTCTTGCCAACATCTTTGCTTCTCAAGTTGTCCCACCAGGCACTTACAATACTCTCAAACTTGCAATATTGCTGAGTCTAGTGCAGAcctgtgaagaagaaaatgcagattaTCTGGATCTGTTGATTGTGACAAGTGACACACTGGTAATTGATAG GCTTCTGAATTACAGCCTATGTCTTCTGCCTCGTGGCATCCGACACCCCCCTTCTGGTGAAATCTTTCCTTCTGTGTCCAAAGACAAACACGGGACTGGAAGTGCCTGCATTCACGCTTGCAGTGCTCTGCTGGCTAAGGGTGGTATCTGTTACATAGGAGACTTATCTTCATATAAGAAGGATAAACTTGAACATCTACAGTCAG TGCTGGAAAGCAGAACGACAACAGTATTCATTCCTGGGAAGAAGTACGGAGAAGAGGCTGACCAACAAGTTACTATTTCAGTTGAGACCAACTTTTGGTCTTTTGTAGATGTGGATTCTTCCTCAAAGAAGCATATACAAAAGGATAACTTTTTAATTGGACAGATG GACATGAGTCTGATTCCACCTAACCTTCTAGATGGCTTTGGGCTTTTGATATACAATGAATTTCCTTCATGTCGACTGTCTTCTCCTCTGGTGCagcatatattaaaaaaagccattaaTCCTGAAGCCATGCTATACAAAGTCTCACAGCAGTTCCGAATGCAGGATTATGAGGAG CTTATTTTGTTTGCTAGGAATCTTCATGTTGAGCTGAGTTCAGAAGCAGAAAGCCTCATTCAGGGCTACTATGTTGCAAGTCGCAGAGTGAGAAGAGATTCTATTCATGGATCAACTTTATCAGCATCTGCACTAAAAATTCT GATCTCGCTGTCTAAGGCTCATACTAAACTAAGTTTAAGGAAGTATGTACTTGAAGAAGATGCACTGATTGCCATCTTGTTACTTGAATCATCTCTTACCCTAAAATACG GCAAGTCTGCATTATGCATACCACCAAATCCTGTATTTCCATTTGACCTCAGTGATGAAAATGCTCTGTTGCAGAGAGATAGTTACCTAATGCAGTGTCACCATCACCTCCTGCAGTTTGTCGGTGCATACAGCCCAGGAATTCACACTAACACCAATGAAGAGTGA